CACGTCGAATTACAACGCCCTGCAGGCGAGCCTGCGCGTTAGCAACTGGCATGGCATTACTTCGATCCTGAACTATGTGTGGTCGCACTCCATCGATACCGCCAGCGACGGTGAGGACTTCATCCCCAACGCTGCACAGCCCAATGACAGCACAAGGACACGCGCCGAATATGGCAACTCCAACTTCGACGTCCGCAACCGCACGACCTGGATTCTGAGCTATACATTGCCCGATTCAGGAGGGGAGTTCGCGTCTTTGAAGAATGGCTGGGGCCTGGACAGCACGTTGACAAGGCAGACGGGGCAGCCCTTCAACCTGAACTACAACTTTGAAGGCGACTTCAGCGGCAGTGGCGAGGGCTTCGACCGGCCCGATGTCGTTGGGCGGGTTCGCTATTCCCACAATCCAGCAAAATTTCTCGATCTCAGTTCGTTCGCCATTCCCTGTGCTGCCACCAGCGTCGCTCTAGCTGGGAATTCGCAGGGCACGGAACAGGACTGCGTGCCGGGTACTCGCCACTTCGGAAACCTGGGCCGCAATTCGCTGCGTGGCCTGCCTTACACGAACTGGGATCTGGCTCTTTATAAATCTACCCACCTGGCAAAGAGCTTGGTCCTGCAGTTGCGCGCAGAAATATTCAACGTGGTGAACCATCCCAACTTTACCGCTCCGCAGTTGCCGAACTTTATAGCGGATGCTGCACCCAACGGCTTTACCGCGAATGGCAACCGGCAGGTCAGCTCCGGTTCCTATGCAATTACTGCGACCGGCGATGTGGGTATCGGCAATCCCTTTCTCGGAGGGGGAGGCCCGCGCGGAATTCAACTCGCGGCCAAGTTCACGTTTTAGGGCCTGCTAACGTTTTAGGGCCTGCTAATAAAGAGGGCTGCTAGATCAACAGGGGAGCCTGCCACTTCGACGGCTTCGTCGATTGGGGCAGGCTCCCTTCTTTTTTACGCGGCGTTGCACACAGCGCAGGAAGGCTGAACTAAAAGAGCGCGCTGACCTATACTGGCTGGTCCGATTCCAACTCTACCTGGGGGCTTCCTTGTCAATCCTTACGCGCCGCGATTTGATGGCTATTCTGTTGGCTGCACCAGTAGCTGCTTCTGCGTTCCTGGATGAGTCCGAAGGGTGGATTCCGCTGTTTGATGGCAAATCGCTTGCGGGGTGGAAAGCCAACGAACACGCGGACACCTTCACCGTCGCAGATGGGCGGATTGTCGCTCGCGGCGGCCGGTCTCACCTGTTCTATGTGGGACCCGTGAGCCATGCCGACTTCAAAAACTTTGAGCTAAGCGTAGAGGCGATGTCAGGGCCCGGCGCGAACTCCGGCGTTTACTTTCACACTGCGTATCAGCCATCGGGCTGGCCTGCGGCTGGTTTTGAAGTGCAGTTGTGCAACACGGATCGAGAGGGCAGCGGGCACAGCGAGCGAAAGAAGACAGGCTCTCTCTACGGCGTGCGCAACGTCTACAAGCAGTTCGTCAACGACAATGAATGGTTTCGTCTGCACGTACTGGTGCGCGGCAAGCAAGTGCAGATTCGCCTGAACGACATGCTTGTGGTGGACTACGTTGAGCCAGAGTCACCGTTTCGCGCCGATCTGAACTTTCAGCGCGTCCTGCATCACGGCACGTTTGCGCTGCAGGGCCACGACCCAGGCAGCACGACCTACTTTAAGAGCATCCGGGTTCGTCCGCTGCCTGACAACATCGCGCAGATCTCCATGGAACAGCCTGAAGTAGACGAACTCTATCGCCAGGTGATCCGTCTCGGCACGGAGAATTATCCGGTGGTGGATTATCACGTGCATTTGAAGGGAGGGTTGACGATCGAGCAGGCGCTCGCCAACTCTCGTCGCCTGGGCATCAACTATGGCATCGCGGTGAACTGCGGTTTAGGTTTCCCTGTGCATAGCGACGACAGCGTGCGCGATTATCTCGCGAGCATGAAGGGGCAGCCATGCTATGTGGCTCTGCAGGGTGAAGGGCGGGAATGGATGACGCTCGTCTCGCCGGAGTCTGCTGCCCGCTTCGACTATGTCTTCACGGATGCGATGACCTTCACCGATGATAACGGGAAGCGCAGGCGTATCTGGATTAAGGAAGAAGCCGGTGACCTCACCGACAAGCAGGCGTTCATGGAGATGTATGTGAAGCGCATTGAGGGAGTGATGCATGAGCCAATCGACATCTACGCGAATGCCACCTTTCTGCCGCACCAGATCTCCGCAGAGTACGATGCGCTCTGGACGCCCGAGCGGATGAACCGGGTGATTACGGCGGCGGTGAAGAACGATGTGGCAATTGAGATCAACAATCGTTACAAAATTCCGAGTGCGGCGTTTATCTCCGCAGCCAAAGCTGCCGGAGCGAAGTTCTCCTTCGGAACGAACAATGCCGACGCGAACCTGGGACGCCTCGAATACCCGATCCAGATGGTGAGGCAATGCGGCCTGGTGTGGCAGGATATTTTTGTACCAAGACCGGCAGGTCAAAAGGCGATCGAAGTCAAGGCACGGCGCATGATGTAAGGACTAAAGCGGAAAGGCGATGGGTACGAGGCCCATCGCCTTCCAGGAGAGCCGCGTCAGAAGTTGAACTTGGCTCCGAACTGCAGTTGCCTCGGCGGATTGGAACTCGTGATCAGTCCGAGTCCGCTGTTGACCGAGGTTCCGGGATTTCCCCAGTTTGTTCGATTGAATACGTTGAAGGCATCGGCCTGGATCAGCAAACCCATCTCCCGCGGCATGCCGAATGTCTTGCGTAGCGAGAGATCTGTTCCGAAGTAGGCTGGGCCGATGACGTTGCCGATCGGGGCGTTCCCGGGGGCGCTATTGGAGGGGAGTACGAAAGCCGCTGTCGAGCCGGAGTTTGCCGGATTGAACCAGCAGATCTTGCCGGTAGGACATTGGTAGCCGGAGCGAATGTGTGCGCCGGGATTGAAGTTGGCGCGCCTGCTGTAGGCGGCGCTCCCCGGAGTGGAGCTCGGACCGATGGACTGCGTTGCCGAGATGGTGAGTGGTTGGCCGCTTTGGGCGCGGGTGATGCCGCTGATGGACCATCCCCCTAATGCCTGCCCCAGCACATCGTGACGGCTCTTGAATACCGGAAGTGTGTAGGTGTAGGTTGCCGTGAAGATGTTTCTGCGGTCGAAGGTGGGTGTGCCGTATAGGAACTGTCTCCAGGATAGAGTTTTTCCATCGGCGGTTACACAGCTGAACGGACACTCTGGCTCCGCGTTGTCTGTATAGACTGAGTTTGTAGCCAGGGCCTTCGACCAGGTGTAATTGAGCGTCAGCATCAAATTGCCCCGGCGCTTGACTGCGGAAAGTTGCAGCGCGTTGTAATTCGAAGTGCCGTCACTCCGGTACTGGGTGATGTCGGTGTATCCGAAGTATTGGCGGATCTGATTGGCTGCCAATCCCGGGTGCGCGGCTACCTCAGCAAAAGACGGCGCGTTGATATTCGGCTGGCGTACCATGTGGCGCGACGCGTTGCCGACGTAGGCGAGCTGGAACAGAAGTCCATAGGCCGCCTGGTTCTGAACGCTAAGGCTGTATTGCCCGTTCCGCGCTACGCGTAGTTTCGGATCGACGGCACTCATCCCGAAGATTGTTGGGACGGTTGAGCCGCCTCCAGTGGGGTTGGCGAGGTTGCCGTTCTGGTATGTGACAGACTGCAGAAACGGAACGACACCCGGTTGACCGAAGATGATGTTGCCCTCCGGCTTGTCAAAGAACAACCCAAAGCCAGCGCGAAGCACAGTTTTGGAATCCACTGTGTAGGCAACGCCGATGCGCGGTCCGAAGAGGGCCTCAGTATCGAAGAAGCCGCGGGGTGCAGTAGCGGGCACTGCATTCACGAAGCTGCTCGTTGCACCAGGAACGCGGCGATACTGATCGGACGGAACATTGCCTGGGCGCACTAGGCCATCGACTACATAGCCGTTGTTCAGATTTGGTCCGCTGGGAACATTTTTGCTGCTGATGGATGTAGGTGCCGTTGAGGCGGAGTACGCGGCGGGATCGAAGTTCGCCATGTTGTTTCCCTGCGTGTAGGTGGGCGTTGTGTATTCAAAGCGCAGGCCGAGTTCGAGACTGAGCTTTGTTGTCACCTTCCAGTTGTCCATTGCGAAGAGCGAGAGGTTGTTGAAGCGGAAATGGCCAACAGGATCGGCTGATTGCTGCGAGAAGGTTTGGAAGTTCCCCATCAAGGCATCGGCGACAGGATTGCCGGTTGAGTTCGGGTTGCCGCCGGCCTGGAAGTTGATTGCTCCGTTATAAGAGTTTGGCCGCGAGTTCTGATCCTTGCGATTGCGCGCGAAGAGCACACCGAATTTGAGAGTGTGCTGGCCAACAAGTGCAGTGAGCGTGTCGGATGGCGAGATGTCGGTTGTCGGCGCCAGGAGCGAGAAGTAAGGGCCCGAGAACTGCGCCAGTCCAGTGATCGGAGCTCCGGAGACTCCGGTGAACGTTACGTGGGGAATGCCCTGCGGATAGCTGCCTGCGTTCGGGAATGGCAACGGAAAGGCAAACGCGTAGGTCGAGCGCTTCCACGTGTCACCCTCCGGAGGAATGCGTTGCTTATTCCACGAGACATTGAACTTTGCCTCGTTAATGAGCTTGGGCGAGGTCATCCAGATGTGGCCAAGCTGAAAGCTGTATCCAGGCCGGATACGAGTGGTTGGTGTGGTGGGAAGACCGCCCGGCGTAAAGGTGCCGAATGCGTCGATCAGCTTCAGGTCGTCATGAAGATAGCGGAAGTATATGCTGTGCTTCGGTGCGGGGTGATAGTCGATGCGGATGATGTCCTCGCGCCAATTCTGTGGGTTGTTCGGCTGGAAGGTGGCGTTGTTGGCGCTCGGCGTGTCGTTGAAGGCTGCCGCCTGCTTCTCCATAAGGGTATAGACATTCGCGATGGCCTTGCCATCTGCCGTGATGCAGGCGGGACTAAGGACATTGGCGACGATGGTGCAACCCAAAGGTGCATTCGGAGGCTTGACCAGAGTGATTGCGGGGGTATCGCTGAAATCGCCGGAGAGCTCCCTGCTCGTTGGCACGGTCAGGTTCTGC
This Acidisarcina sp. DNA region includes the following protein-coding sequences:
- a CDS encoding DUF1080 domain-containing protein → MAILLAAPVAASAFLDESEGWIPLFDGKSLAGWKANEHADTFTVADGRIVARGGRSHLFYVGPVSHADFKNFELSVEAMSGPGANSGVYFHTAYQPSGWPAAGFEVQLCNTDREGSGHSERKKTGSLYGVRNVYKQFVNDNEWFRLHVLVRGKQVQIRLNDMLVVDYVEPESPFRADLNFQRVLHHGTFALQGHDPGSTTYFKSIRVRPLPDNIAQISMEQPEVDELYRQVIRLGTENYPVVDYHVHLKGGLTIEQALANSRRLGINYGIAVNCGLGFPVHSDDSVRDYLASMKGQPCYVALQGEGREWMTLVSPESAARFDYVFTDAMTFTDDNGKRRRIWIKEEAGDLTDKQAFMEMYVKRIEGVMHEPIDIYANATFLPHQISAEYDALWTPERMNRVITAAVKNDVAIEINNRYKIPSAAFISAAKAAGAKFSFGTNNADANLGRLEYPIQMVRQCGLVWQDIFVPRPAGQKAIEVKARRMM
- a CDS encoding carboxypeptidase regulatory-like domain-containing protein, with the protein product MNSGKVSKLASLMLLVILLIVAATANAQDIFGVISGSVTDSTGALVVGAKVTIRNEETKQGRVVLSNSIGFYTAPQLAVGRYSVTAEKQGFKTYTVAGTDLNAGAHATVDLSLPVGSTSESVIVSTTGETINTASAEIARTVDSQQVQTLALNERNFVQLTTIVPGAATVSFDQTAMTTGMSTTAAAINGMRTDQNLFTVDGGYNMDSGSNSSQLNNVGIDFVQEVTVQTSNFSAEYGRNAASSVNVVTKSGTNQFHGGVFEFVRNQIFDAANPGSKLNITPTTKLNTIKPPLRYNDFGWDLGGPIWHDKVFFFVGEEWKRLRLAATAQNLTVPTSRELSGDFSDTPAITLVKPPNAPLGCTIVANVLSPACITADGKAIANVYTLMEKQAAAFNDTPSANNATFQPNNPQNWREDIIRIDYHPAPKHSIYFRYLHDDLKLIDAFGTFTPGGLPTTPTTRIRPGYSFQLGHIWMTSPKLINEAKFNVSWNKQRIPPEGDTWKRSTYAFAFPLPFPNAGSYPQGIPHVTFTGVSGAPITGLAQFSGPYFSLLAPTTDISPSDTLTALVGQHTLKFGVLFARNRKDQNSRPNSYNGAINFQAGGNPNSTGNPVADALMGNFQTFSQQSADPVGHFRFNNLSLFAMDNWKVTTKLSLELGLRFEYTTPTYTQGNNMANFDPAAYSASTAPTSISSKNVPSGPNLNNGYVVDGLVRPGNVPSDQYRRVPGATSSFVNAVPATAPRGFFDTEALFGPRIGVAYTVDSKTVLRAGFGLFFDKPEGNIIFGQPGVVPFLQSVTYQNGNLANPTGGGSTVPTIFGMSAVDPKLRVARNGQYSLSVQNQAAYGLLFQLAYVGNASRHMVRQPNINAPSFAEVAAHPGLAANQIRQYFGYTDITQYRSDGTSNYNALQLSAVKRRGNLMLTLNYTWSKALATNSVYTDNAEPECPFSCVTADGKTLSWRQFLYGTPTFDRRNIFTATYTYTLPVFKSRHDVLGQALGGWSISGITRAQSGQPLTISATQSIGPSSTPGSAAYSRRANFNPGAHIRSGYQCPTGKICWFNPANSGSTAAFVLPSNSAPGNAPIGNVIGPAYFGTDLSLRKTFGMPREMGLLIQADAFNVFNRTNWGNPGTSVNSGLGLITSSNPPRQLQFGAKFNF